In Anaerotignum faecicola, the following are encoded in one genomic region:
- a CDS encoding HAD family phosphatase has product MDALIFDLDGTLINSMWVWKKADNEVLKKYGHEIDDEYLEHVSKFNNRQCLEYIIERYKIPATVEELGRQINGAAFRHYCEDVKLKNGVYEYIKAMKEKGVKMAVTTSCLRAMCEAVLKKHGIFDDFDVFVYSDEFGKNKSYPDIYIETANRLNVMPNSCVVFEDLPAAAESAKRAGMKVVGVYDEFSGNKETMMRVICHDYIKDFCQYYTKNGL; this is encoded by the coding sequence ATGGATGCGTTAATATTCGATCTTGACGGCACGCTCATTAATTCCATGTGGGTATGGAAAAAAGCCGACAATGAAGTTTTAAAAAAATATGGCCATGAAATAGACGACGAGTATCTTGAGCATGTATCTAAATTTAATAACAGGCAATGTTTGGAATATATAATTGAAAGGTATAAAATACCGGCTACGGTCGAAGAACTCGGCCGGCAAATAAACGGGGCGGCCTTCAGGCATTATTGCGAGGACGTTAAGCTTAAAAATGGGGTTTACGAATACATAAAGGCTATGAAGGAAAAGGGCGTTAAAATGGCAGTTACAACTTCATGCCTGAGGGCAATGTGTGAAGCCGTGCTTAAAAAACACGGTATATTTGATGATTTTGATGTGTTTGTGTATTCTGATGAATTCGGAAAAAATAAATCTTATCCGGATATTTATATCGAAACTGCAAACCGGCTTAATGTCATGCCGAATAGCTGTGTTGTTTTTGAGGACTTACCGGCGGCAGCAGAAAGCGCAAAACGGGCTGGAATGAAGGTTGTAGGCGTTTATGACGAGTTTTCTGGGAATAAAGAAACTATGATGAGAGTTATATGCCATGATTATATAAAAGATTTTTGTCAGTATTATACAAAAAATGGCTTATAA